A region from the Caldicellulosiruptor naganoensis genome encodes:
- a CDS encoding IS1634 family transposase — MFVKITNAGGYQYVRLVENYRENGKVKQRVLFNFGRLDILKDDPAFKNIVKKLSDIVAETTTENAKAVTIESEEDISDAVVKNWGYIVYRKLWQELEIDKFLKGKAAKERKIKFDVDKVSFLMTIQRLIEPMSKLRTYHQRSKYFGFEEDIDLNQLYRCLDFLDSVKEDLETYLYQRNKDLFKMVVDVVFYDVTTIYFESCRADELKNFGFSKDNKVNEVQVVLGLLVDKEGRPIGYELFPGNTIDSKTMVKILRKLKEKFSIDKIIIVADKGLNSRINLKMIKEAGYDYIVASRLKNASKEILDEVFNEEGYKRLDGKRCLNAEEIYGDEFKYKVLERTNIVKDEEGKEFKIEENLIITYSSKRAKKDKEDRERLVRKAKELLENKGSITALEKKGARKYLKKKSKSEEYVLDEEAIKRDEKFDGYYAIQTSKKDMDVEEVLGAYHDLWKIEQSFRVMKSCLEVRPIYHFTESRIKGHFVICFLAFLLQRTLEYILRRKGKGISSERIMEAIYSMNFFEIEIKGKKYLIKQKIEGEAGDILNVMKIKGPKNFMTYEEGLEFIGISK, encoded by the coding sequence ATGTTTGTCAAAATTACTAATGCTGGCGGTTATCAGTATGTTAGGTTAGTCGAAAATTACCGTGAAAATGGTAAAGTAAAGCAAAGAGTACTATTTAACTTTGGTAGACTTGATATTCTCAAAGATGACCCCGCTTTTAAAAACATTGTAAAAAAACTATCTGATATTGTCGCTGAAACAACTACTGAGAATGCAAAAGCTGTTACTATTGAATCTGAAGAAGATATTTCGGATGCAGTTGTAAAAAACTGGGGATACATTGTATACAGAAAGTTATGGCAGGAGCTTGAAATTGATAAGTTTTTAAAAGGGAAAGCAGCAAAAGAGAGAAAGATAAAATTTGATGTAGACAAAGTAAGTTTTTTAATGACCATACAGAGATTGATAGAGCCAATGAGCAAACTAAGAACTTATCATCAGAGAAGCAAATATTTTGGATTTGAAGAGGATATAGATTTGAATCAATTGTACAGGTGTTTAGATTTTCTTGACAGTGTAAAAGAAGATTTAGAGACATACCTGTATCAGAGAAATAAAGACTTATTTAAGATGGTAGTTGATGTAGTGTTTTATGATGTGACGACAATATACTTTGAGAGTTGTAGAGCGGATGAACTTAAAAATTTTGGGTTTAGCAAAGACAACAAGGTAAATGAAGTGCAAGTTGTATTAGGGCTTTTGGTGGACAAAGAAGGCAGACCGATAGGGTATGAACTTTTTCCTGGTAATACGATAGATAGCAAGACGATGGTAAAGATACTGAGGAAGCTGAAGGAAAAATTTAGTATAGATAAGATAATAATAGTAGCAGACAAAGGGCTTAACAGCAGAATAAATTTAAAGATGATAAAAGAAGCTGGGTACGACTATATAGTAGCAAGCAGATTAAAGAATGCAAGTAAAGAAATTTTAGATGAAGTTTTTAATGAAGAAGGATATAAAAGACTTGATGGCAAAAGATGTTTGAATGCTGAAGAAATTTATGGTGATGAATTCAAATATAAGGTATTGGAAAGAACAAATATTGTCAAGGATGAAGAGGGTAAAGAGTTCAAAATAGAAGAGAATTTGATAATAACGTATTCAAGCAAGAGAGCCAAGAAAGACAAAGAAGACAGAGAGAGATTGGTAAGAAAAGCCAAAGAGCTTTTAGAGAACAAAGGAAGCATAACAGCCTTAGAAAAGAAAGGTGCAAGGAAATATTTGAAGAAGAAATCAAAATCAGAAGAATATGTATTGGATGAGGAAGCGATAAAACGAGATGAGAAATTTGACGGTTATTATGCAATTCAAACGAGCAAAAAGGATATGGATGTAGAAGAGGTTTTAGGAGCATATCACGATTTATGGAAGATAGAACAGTCATTCAGAGTAATGAAAAGCTGTTTAGAAGTGCGACCGATATATCACTTTACAGAAAGCAGAATAAAAGGACATTTTGTGATATGTTTTTTGGCATTTTTACTGCAAAGGACATTGGAATATATTTTGAGGAGAAAAGGTAAAGGAATAAGTAGTGAAAGGATAATGGAAGCAATATATTCAATGAACTTTTTTGAAATAGAGATAAAAGGGAAGAAATATTTGATAAAGCAAAAAATTGAGGGAGAAGCTGGAGATATACTGAATGTAATGAAGATAAAGGGTCCAAAAAACTTCATGACATATGAGGAAGGCTTAGAATTTATTGGTATTAGCAAATGA
- a CDS encoding S8 family peptidase — protein sequence MIIVASARNSFGSKAGFPASYNEVISVASVNYKNQISQFSSQGKIDFCSYGENILSTAPNNSYKLSSGNSVAAAHLTAIIALILSKPEKWSLLPKHSINKDKIYNLLLKLSEDLGEKGKDNIFGFGLVRFKFSYQFCQLCKAKI from the coding sequence ATAATCATTGTTGCCTCGGCAAGAAATTCATTTGGTTCAAAAGCAGGCTTTCCTGCATCATACAATGAGGTTATTTCTGTTGCTTCTGTCAACTACAAAAACCAAATATCGCAGTTTTCTTCTCAAGGCAAAATTGATTTTTGCTCTTATGGTGAAAATATTTTGTCCACAGCTCCAAACAATAGCTACAAACTCTCAAGTGGAAACTCTGTTGCTGCTGCACACCTGACAGCAATTATCGCTCTTATCTTAAGCAAACCAGAAAAGTGGAGCTTGCTACCTAAGCACAGCATAAACAAAGATAAAATCTATAATCTACTCCTAAAACTTTCTGAAGACCTAGGTGAAAAAGGTAAAGATAATATATTTGGCTTTGGTCTTGTGAGATTCAAATTTTCTTATCAATTCTGTCAGCTTTGCAAAGCCAAGATATGA
- a CDS encoding peptidase domain-containing ABC transporter, with translation MSKRYYCVKQHDITDCAAASIATICLQYGKEVSIARIRQIAGTDRFGTTAYGVVKAAKELGFEAKAVRAEAKEAIFEKIPLPCIAHVLIDGKLFHYVVIHEIKKERIVIADPAKGIVKLKPEEFFKIWTGILIFLVPNERFKKGKQEGVLKKFFKLLGLQKSLILNIFAVSVVYTLLGIAAAFYYKFLMDDVIPNLLKNTLHVIAAGAILITIFKVILGAFRVRLLIHLSQRLDIKLMLGYYEHVIKLPMSFFGSRKIGEIISRFMDASKIRDAVSGATLTLMIDSIMAVVGAIILYLQNSTLFFISLVMVLLYAAVVFGFNRALREANRQEMEDNAILTSYLVESLNGIEVVKAFNIEEDVNFKTESKFVKLLKDVFKVANLNNLQSNISSAIAAVGVIVILWVGADKVINGQMSIGELFTFNALLAYFVDPIKNLIGLQPMLQTAIVAAERLSEILELESEFQGDEDRKLSPSLKGDIEIEGLNFRYGTRQLVLRDINLKIRRGEKIAIVGESGSGKTTLAKLLLGFYDYESGEIRINGYNLKDINKKYLREKIAYISQDIFLFSGTIFENLVLGNRNLKMEEVIEVSKLTTLDEFVAKLPLRYNTMIEENGANLSGGQKQLIAITRALLKNPEIIIMDEATSNLDSVTEQAIGKVIEKVCEGITTIIIAHRLSTILKCDRVVVMHEGRIVEVGTHEELMAKKGYYYNLWREQLMGLEQKGLLDSVGSATLR, from the coding sequence ATGAGTAAAAGATACTATTGTGTAAAGCAGCATGATATAACCGATTGTGCAGCAGCGAGCATAGCAACAATTTGCTTGCAATATGGAAAAGAAGTATCGATAGCCAGAATAAGGCAGATAGCAGGGACAGACAGGTTTGGCACCACAGCATATGGAGTTGTAAAAGCGGCAAAAGAGCTTGGATTTGAAGCAAAAGCAGTCAGGGCAGAAGCAAAAGAAGCAATATTTGAGAAGATACCACTTCCGTGTATAGCACATGTACTGATAGATGGCAAGCTATTTCATTATGTAGTAATACATGAAATAAAAAAAGAAAGGATAGTAATAGCAGACCCTGCAAAGGGAATAGTTAAGCTAAAGCCAGAAGAGTTTTTTAAAATATGGACAGGCATTTTGATATTTCTTGTGCCAAATGAGAGGTTCAAGAAAGGTAAGCAAGAGGGAGTTTTGAAGAAGTTTTTTAAACTGCTGGGTTTGCAGAAGAGCTTGATATTGAATATTTTTGCAGTGTCAGTTGTATATACCTTGCTTGGTATAGCGGCAGCATTTTATTACAAGTTTTTGATGGATGATGTAATACCAAATCTTTTGAAGAATACACTTCACGTTATAGCAGCAGGTGCGATACTGATTACAATATTCAAGGTGATATTAGGAGCATTCAGGGTAAGGCTTTTGATACATTTAAGTCAAAGATTAGATATTAAGCTGATGCTGGGGTATTATGAACATGTGATTAAGCTTCCGATGAGTTTTTTTGGTAGCAGGAAGATAGGGGAGATAATTTCGAGGTTTATGGACGCGTCAAAGATAAGGGATGCGGTATCAGGTGCAACGCTGACGCTAATGATAGACAGCATAATGGCAGTGGTAGGCGCAATTATTTTATACCTGCAAAATTCCACGCTGTTTTTTATATCGCTTGTGATGGTTTTGTTATATGCAGCAGTAGTGTTTGGATTTAACAGGGCATTGAGGGAAGCGAACAGGCAGGAGATGGAAGACAATGCAATTTTAACATCGTATTTGGTAGAGTCACTGAATGGGATAGAGGTAGTAAAGGCATTTAATATAGAAGAGGATGTAAATTTTAAGACTGAGAGCAAGTTTGTAAAGCTTTTGAAAGATGTTTTCAAGGTAGCGAATTTAAACAATTTGCAAAGTAATATAAGCAGTGCAATAGCAGCGGTAGGAGTTATAGTGATACTGTGGGTAGGTGCAGACAAGGTAATAAATGGGCAGATGAGCATAGGAGAGTTGTTTACGTTCAATGCACTGCTTGCATACTTTGTAGACCCGATAAAAAATCTGATAGGATTGCAGCCGATGTTGCAGACGGCGATAGTTGCAGCCGAAAGGCTTAGTGAGATTTTGGAACTTGAGAGTGAGTTTCAAGGTGATGAAGACAGGAAATTATCACCCAGTTTGAAGGGAGATATAGAGATAGAGGGTTTGAACTTCAGATACGGTACAAGACAGCTTGTGCTGAGGGATATAAATCTTAAGATAAGAAGAGGAGAGAAGATAGCGATAGTAGGTGAGAGTGGTTCAGGTAAGACCACGTTAGCAAAATTGCTTTTAGGATTTTATGATTATGAAAGCGGAGAGATAAGAATAAATGGCTATAACTTAAAGGATATAAACAAGAAGTATTTGAGGGAGAAGATAGCATATATATCTCAAGACATTTTCTTGTTCAGTGGGACGATATTTGAGAATCTGGTGCTTGGAAACAGAAATTTAAAAATGGAAGAAGTAATTGAAGTGAGCAAATTAACAACACTGGACGAGTTTGTAGCAAAACTTCCTTTGAGATACAATACCATGATAGAAGAGAATGGAGCTAATTTGTCAGGCGGGCAGAAACAGCTAATAGCAATAACCAGGGCACTTTTAAAAAATCCTGAGATAATAATAATGGATGAAGCGACCAGTAACCTTGACTCTGTAACCGAGCAGGCGATAGGAAAGGTAATAGAGAAGGTATGTGAGGGGATAACCACTATAATAATAGCGCACAGGCTATCTACGATTTTAAAATGTGACAGGGTTGTGGTAATGCATGAAGGCAGGATAGTAGAGGTAGGGACACATGAAGAACTCATGGCAAAGAAAGGATATTATTATAACCTGTGGAGAGAGCAGCTGATGGGACTTGAGCAAAAAGGACTTTTGGATTCTGTTGGGAGTGCAACATTAAGATGA
- a CDS encoding HlyD family efflux transporter periplasmic adaptor subunit → MREVIYDFGELRESKLLYESEIPRYGLFITYILLALVIGLVLWSVVGKIDINVKVQGIIRPWEDEAKVISYVGGKVKEVFVKEGEYIKKGDILFKIDDEEYVKKRDFLEQQLSEYEKKVNDLKELRNSIEKGESLRNKNNAYYLRYLSYSYEVNKLRKAAEEARVQREYSIMEFKKQMESLDEKIKNINRFESTLKEVKEVVSKGEQVKLTKYDIGYLEFILSEIEAYNQQVKTKLDGSNIQKKILISKIDSKLDEQRESKSEMILQKQKIEGQLDLLNISGDDTKEEIEKYKFEMLQQIDNEISNLSSEIKNLKISLGETEKLIESCNIRAEKDGYVEYSANLLNGAVINSGAEIGRIVGSGSRGFRVIGYIPNTKSSGIERGQRAKVKIAGADVLKVLEGKVVRVSQDIKAIGQSGQGFYEVEVEVKKVPKGINLRAGQACEMSIVARQERLIEWVLKKLGLRF, encoded by the coding sequence ATGAGAGAGGTAATATATGATTTTGGTGAACTTAGAGAAAGCAAGCTTTTGTATGAATCAGAGATTCCAAGGTATGGACTTTTTATTACATATATTTTGCTTGCCTTAGTGATAGGACTTGTTTTGTGGAGTGTGGTAGGAAAAATTGATATAAATGTGAAGGTTCAAGGGATAATAAGACCCTGGGAAGATGAAGCAAAGGTGATAAGTTATGTTGGAGGGAAGGTAAAAGAGGTTTTTGTAAAAGAAGGTGAATATATAAAGAAAGGTGATATTTTATTTAAGATTGATGATGAGGAATATGTGAAGAAGAGGGATTTTTTGGAACAGCAACTTAGCGAATATGAGAAAAAAGTTAATGATTTAAAAGAATTGAGAAATAGCATAGAAAAAGGAGAAAGCCTCAGGAATAAAAATAATGCATACTATTTGAGGTACTTGAGCTATAGTTATGAGGTAAACAAGCTAAGAAAAGCTGCAGAAGAAGCAAGAGTGCAAAGAGAATACAGTATAATGGAATTTAAAAAGCAGATGGAGAGTTTGGATGAGAAGATTAAAAATATTAATAGATTTGAAAGCACGTTAAAAGAAGTAAAGGAAGTTGTAAGCAAAGGCGAGCAAGTTAAGCTAACGAAATACGACATAGGGTATTTGGAATTTATATTGAGTGAAATAGAGGCTTACAATCAGCAGGTGAAGACAAAATTGGATGGTAGTAATATACAGAAGAAGATTTTAATATCGAAAATAGATTCAAAACTTGATGAGCAGAGAGAGTCAAAAAGTGAGATGATTTTGCAGAAACAGAAAATAGAAGGGCAGCTTGATTTGTTAAACATTTCGGGTGATGATACAAAAGAAGAAATTGAAAAGTATAAGTTTGAAATGCTACAGCAGATTGATAATGAGATTAGTAATTTAAGCAGTGAAATAAAGAATTTAAAAATCAGTTTAGGTGAAACAGAGAAGTTGATAGAAAGCTGTAATATAAGAGCGGAAAAAGATGGATATGTAGAATACAGTGCAAATCTTCTCAATGGAGCGGTGATAAATAGCGGAGCTGAGATTGGCAGAATAGTTGGCAGTGGGTCAAGAGGATTTAGGGTTATTGGATACATACCAAACACAAAAAGCAGTGGCATAGAAAGAGGGCAAAGAGCAAAGGTAAAGATAGCAGGAGCAGATGTGTTGAAAGTATTGGAAGGGAAGGTTGTAAGGGTATCGCAGGATATAAAGGCAATAGGCCAGAGTGGGCAAGGGTTTTATGAGGTTGAGGTAGAAGTAAAGAAAGTTCCAAAAGGTATTAATTTGAGGGCAGGGCAGGCATGTGAGATGAGCATAGTGGCTAGGCAGGAGCGGTTGATTGAATGGGTATTAAAGAAGTTGGGATTGAGGTTTTAA
- a CDS encoding class IIb bacteriocin, lactobin A/cerein 7B family has protein sequence MVTVMPMNEFIKLTEEDLMMIDGGVSGWGIACGVFTIVAGACAVVGGVAAMFAPEPVATKVVGYSAIVGGIATIGAGITGIMWALE, from the coding sequence ATGGTAACTGTAATGCCAATGAATGAATTTATAAAATTGACAGAAGAGGACTTGATGATGATTGATGGTGGAGTATCTGGATGGGGAATTGCTTGTGGTGTTTTTACAATTGTAGCTGGTGCTTGTGCTGTTGTAGGTGGTGTTGCTGCTATGTTTGCCCCCGAGCCAGTTGCAACAAAAGTTGTAGGCTATTCAGCAATTGTTGGAGGAATTGCAACAATTGGTGCAGGTATTACAGGAATTATGTGGGCTTTAGAATAA
- a CDS encoding class IIb bacteriocin, lactobin A/cerein 7B family: MVNESIIKNGYFVELQNSEMEIVNGGWINTFINVAKWTFKVIEYLGIVDALREFGRGFIDGWNEATRR, translated from the coding sequence ATGGTAAATGAAAGTATTATTAAAAATGGATATTTTGTTGAACTTCAAAATAGTGAAATGGAAATTGTAAATGGTGGCTGGATTAACACATTTATAAATGTTGCGAAATGGACTTTTAAAGTTATTGAGTATCTTGGCATAGTAGATGCATTACGAGAGTTTGGAAGAGGTTTTATTGATGGTTGGAATGAAGCAACACGCAGATGA
- a CDS encoding CPBP family intramembrane glutamic endopeptidase, whose translation MEYNKSRVIEGKSILKYIGIFLFSNIILPGIFFAIIFGNDIPYIAVIGSIWSTTLFFIVFCKREIETLFNNSISKIKSKLNTKKILFILIFGFLINVILSIFGSIMMSQEISGKNKVSNDLINDIAMYMKGNNYFTNAIMMLAIVISLGILGPIIEEVVFRGLILQALMNKMNIVMAILIESLLFSIFHSNLFQVIITFMFGILLSIVCIRFESIIASIILHIGFNMSFLLKILCTIILSKI comes from the coding sequence ATGGAATACAACAAAAGCAGAGTTATAGAAGGTAAAAGCATTTTAAAATATATAGGTATTTTTTTATTCTCTAATATAATATTACCAGGCATATTTTTTGCAATTATCTTTGGCAATGATATTCCATATATAGCTGTAATAGGTAGTATATGGAGCACTACTTTATTTTTTATAGTATTTTGCAAAAGGGAGATAGAGACTTTATTTAATAATTCTATTTCAAAAATCAAAAGCAAACTGAATACTAAAAAGATATTATTTATTCTAATATTTGGTTTTTTGATAAATGTTATATTAAGTATTTTTGGAAGCATAATGATGTCTCAAGAAATTTCTGGCAAAAATAAAGTTTCTAATGATTTAATAAACGACATAGCTATGTATATGAAGGGCAACAATTATTTTACAAATGCAATAATGATGTTAGCAATAGTAATATCTCTTGGAATATTAGGGCCTATTATTGAAGAGGTTGTTTTTAGAGGACTTATTCTTCAAGCGCTGATGAATAAAATGAACATTGTAATGGCTATATTAATTGAGTCATTACTGTTTAGTATATTTCATTCGAATTTATTTCAAGTTATTATTACGTTTATGTTTGGAATACTATTATCAATTGTTTGTATTCGTTTTGAGTCGATAATTGCTTCTATTATTTTACATATAGGTTTTAATATGTCTTTTTTACTTAAAATATTATGTACAATTATTTTAAGTAAAATCTAA
- a CDS encoding transposase has protein sequence MFKNHNKQLSFLELYEDVKNLALNNPHNLLGFFNKYINIKSFIPQSFFKAYYKYFGKHRCFSLQSMLCAFFIQKIFKFSTLTQLRAVLLNSYQLKSFCNFDTIPSISTFSRFRKIFCSEIENVFYNLAKYAQNIALEINPDLASCIIFDTTALVPMLKENNPKFIQSMLRKTKSQNPNLTSSAVYYLTYSNLPKSASASPYITRMFANGHFCYGYKFAIITNGFGLPLVITPAFCPSSDDPQDPAFSKAISDSKALIPALINLNHNFQSNQFSTFIADSALDSYMVYSSLIKDFNFSKVIIPINPRNSNQTSYTPTSDPNITISQNGIPFCNKLNKPFIYEGLCNGKNRSPRIKWRCPCSQIKDNKRFCTCPHPCTTSKSGRMFYTYPDANLRYYPGIDRNSDQFYQLYKSRVTIEQTIFNLKSFLGHDTIFSYDHISLFSDFLLSAICMLLLFILSYAILKHHQNISYKKLQKLKKLIA, from the coding sequence ATGTTTAAAAATCATAATAAACAACTCTCTTTTTTAGAACTTTATGAGGACGTTAAAAACCTCGCTCTCAATAACCCTCATAACCTTCTTGGCTTCTTCAACAAATACATCAATATCAAAAGCTTCATCCCTCAATCCTTCTTTAAAGCCTACTATAAATACTTCGGTAAACATAGATGCTTCTCTTTGCAATCTATGTTATGTGCTTTCTTCATCCAAAAAATCTTCAAATTCTCTACCTTAACTCAACTCCGTGCTGTCTTGCTCAACTCTTACCAGCTTAAATCTTTCTGCAACTTCGATACTATACCCTCTATCTCTACATTCTCAAGATTTAGAAAAATCTTTTGCTCCGAAATCGAAAACGTCTTTTATAACCTCGCAAAATATGCTCAAAATATTGCACTTGAAATAAACCCTGATCTTGCTTCTTGCATCATATTCGACACAACCGCCTTAGTTCCTATGCTCAAAGAAAATAACCCTAAGTTCATCCAATCTATGCTCAGAAAAACTAAATCTCAAAACCCTAACCTTACTTCCTCTGCTGTGTATTATCTCACATACTCAAACCTCCCCAAATCTGCTTCTGCTTCACCTTATATCACTCGTATGTTCGCTAATGGTCATTTCTGCTATGGATACAAATTCGCTATCATCACTAATGGATTTGGTTTACCTCTTGTAATCACTCCTGCCTTCTGTCCTTCTTCTGATGACCCTCAAGACCCTGCTTTTTCTAAAGCTATCTCTGATTCAAAAGCTCTTATTCCCGCTTTGATTAACCTAAACCACAATTTCCAATCCAATCAGTTTTCAACCTTTATCGCCGACAGTGCTCTTGACTCTTACATGGTCTATTCTTCTCTCATCAAAGATTTCAATTTCTCTAAAGTCATAATCCCTATTAACCCCAGAAATTCTAACCAAACCTCATATACTCCTACCTCTGACCCTAACATCACTATCTCACAAAACGGTATACCCTTCTGTAATAAACTAAATAAACCTTTTATCTACGAAGGTCTTTGTAATGGTAAAAATCGCTCCCCAAGAATTAAATGGCGCTGCCCTTGCTCTCAGATTAAAGACAATAAACGCTTTTGCACTTGCCCACATCCTTGTACTACTTCTAAGTCAGGTAGGATGTTCTATACATACCCGGATGCCAACCTGCGGTATTATCCAGGTATCGATAGAAATTCTGACCAGTTTTATCAACTTTACAAATCCAGAGTTACTATCGAGCAAACTATTTTTAATCTAAAGTCTTTTCTCGGTCATGATACCATTTTCTCATATGACCATATTTCACTTTTTTCTGACTTCTTACTCTCTGCTATTTGTATGCTTTTACTCTTTATTCTCTCTTATGCCATACTAAAACATCACCAAAATATCTCTTACAAAAAACTTCAAAAACTTAAAAAACTTATTGCCTAA
- a CDS encoding ABC transporter permease subunit produces the protein MLLYAEIQKILKSKKFFIALIITIGFNLFYCWFVYNYENKSVESTKQYIADTERQIKELQQKLKKEKDDMKKRLYQEQINELNRIVQKEKLKMQYASNPKKEIEERARYYKMRYEISQKAGDYKELEINKVNYQILNENIKRKKYYSVGGQFDGWTYLLSQSYGIAFFIIIVLALLIGSGIVSDEYKEGTAKILKTMPVKRSNIILSKFIATVLTVSALVIGIQIVFFIVLNLITDSFKYYDVYCNWISRYKVIGFKVYPVLDNVKLLTLLESSILQFMTEIVIILAISGIIVFFSSIFENGVFTSISFIAIIVIISILRQKMLMIKTPVLKLLSLIFPWELSVVYTNYLPNELDWIYASTYVVIGLNLLLTIIFVLGSIEIFKHKEKV, from the coding sequence TTGTTATTGTATGCTGAAATCCAAAAAATTCTCAAAAGCAAAAAATTTTTTATTGCCTTAATAATCACAATTGGTTTCAATCTTTTTTATTGCTGGTTTGTGTATAATTATGAGAACAAAAGTGTTGAATCTACAAAACAATATATTGCAGATACAGAAAGACAGATAAAGGAATTGCAGCAGAAATTAAAAAAAGAAAAAGACGACATGAAGAAAAGATTATATCAGGAACAAATTAATGAATTGAATAGAATTGTTCAAAAGGAAAAATTAAAAATGCAATATGCTTCTAATCCTAAGAAGGAAATAGAAGAAAGAGCCCGATATTACAAGATGAGGTATGAAATTTCTCAGAAAGCTGGTGACTATAAAGAGCTTGAAATTAATAAGGTAAATTATCAGATTTTAAATGAAAATATAAAGAGGAAAAAATATTATAGTGTTGGTGGACAATTTGATGGATGGACTTATTTACTTAGTCAATCGTACGGAATAGCATTTTTTATAATTATTGTTTTAGCTTTGCTTATTGGAAGTGGTATAGTTTCAGATGAATATAAGGAAGGGACAGCGAAGATTTTAAAAACTATGCCTGTGAAAAGAAGTAATATTATTTTAAGCAAATTTATTGCAACTGTTTTGACTGTGTCCGCATTGGTCATTGGTATACAAATTGTATTTTTCATAGTTTTAAATCTTATAACAGATTCTTTTAAATACTATGATGTATATTGTAATTGGATTTCGAGATACAAGGTGATAGGTTTTAAAGTGTATCCTGTTTTAGATAACGTGAAGTTATTAACTTTACTTGAAAGCAGCATATTACAGTTTATGACAGAAATAGTAATTATTTTAGCTATATCTGGAATTATTGTATTTTTCTCTTCTATATTTGAAAACGGAGTATTTACGAGTATTAGTTTTATTGCAATAATAGTAATTATAAGTATACTTCGTCAAAAGATGCTTATGATAAAAACACCAGTATTGAAGCTATTGTCATTGATATTTCCTTGGGAACTATCTGTTGTATACACGAATTATTTGCCAAATGAGTTGGATTGGATTTATGCTTCAACCTATGTTGTTATAGGGTTGAATTTACTGCTAACAATTATCTTTGTATTGGGTTCTATAGAAATATTTAAACATAAAGAAAAAGTATAA
- a CDS encoding ABC transporter ATP-binding protein produces the protein MAENGLEKVIKVNDVNKRIGNSQILKEINFSIEKGEIVGLVGPNGAGKSTLMKILAGLWLPKPKGKCYILGCDVTKEQERIEVLRRASFFIETPALYLKLSGYDNIELYAKLKYGSAFNVKDEVNRLAPFFELENKILKRKAKTYSLGTKQKVSLLQMFIGNPEVLILDEPFNGLDPTTTIKVKELLKTRWRENNITVLISSHILSDIEELCSRIIFIKNGSIILDKNKEELLKRNTVVIFHFTEKEHVDIACRLIKEKLPYITVETQFNNSIKVHNLNSHYDVLDILQNEGIKVRDIEEQKMSLVDFYKQLYLQ, from the coding sequence TTGGCTGAAAATGGATTAGAAAAAGTGATAAAAGTAAACGATGTGAACAAAAGAATAGGGAACTCTCAAATTCTAAAAGAAATAAACTTTTCAATAGAAAAAGGAGAGATTGTTGGTCTTGTAGGACCAAATGGTGCTGGCAAAAGCACATTAATGAAAATACTGGCAGGTTTATGGTTACCAAAACCAAAAGGGAAATGTTATATTTTGGGATGTGATGTAACTAAGGAACAAGAAAGAATAGAGGTTTTAAGAAGAGCGTCATTTTTTATCGAAACACCAGCACTGTATCTTAAACTTAGTGGTTATGATAATATAGAATTGTATGCTAAACTAAAATATGGGAGTGCCTTTAACGTTAAAGATGAGGTTAATAGGTTAGCACCATTTTTTGAATTAGAAAATAAGATATTAAAAAGAAAGGCAAAAACATATTCATTGGGAACAAAGCAAAAGGTTAGTTTACTTCAAATGTTTATTGGCAACCCTGAGGTGTTGATATTGGATGAACCTTTTAATGGATTGGATCCAACCACCACAATTAAAGTTAAAGAACTCTTAAAAACACGATGGAGAGAAAATAACATAACCGTTTTAATCTCATCACATATATTAAGTGATATAGAGGAGTTATGTTCAAGAATTATTTTTATCAAAAATGGTTCAATAATATTAGACAAAAATAAAGAAGAATTGTTAAAAAGAAATACAGTAGTGATTTTTCATTTTACTGAAAAGGAGCATGTTGATATAGCGTGCAGGTTAATAAAAGAAAAATTACCATATATAACTGTAGAAACTCAGTTTAATAACTCTATAAAAGTTCATAATCTAAATTCTCATTATGATGTTTTAGATATATTACAGAATGAGGGTATAAAAGTTCGAGACATAGAAGAACAAAAAATGAGTTTAGTAGATTTTTACAAACAACTTTATTTACAATAA